One Owenweeksia hongkongensis DSM 17368 genomic region harbors:
- a CDS encoding hemerythrin domain-containing protein, which translates to MNIFEELRADHQKQRTLVKILAKTHGDSEGRQEIFEKLKHELQIHATAEERYFYVPLMKEELTQEKARHSIAEHHEMDELIEELEKTDMSSPHWVAVAKKLEEKVNHHLDEEEQEVFQLAGKALTEKEKEELAKSYRQSMAYRDR; encoded by the coding sequence ATGAACATTTTTGAAGAATTGAGAGCCGATCACCAAAAGCAAAGAACTCTTGTAAAAATTCTAGCGAAAACTCATGGCGATAGTGAAGGCCGCCAAGAGATTTTTGAAAAGCTGAAGCATGAGCTGCAAATTCATGCTACTGCTGAGGAGCGCTACTTTTATGTTCCTTTAATGAAGGAAGAGCTCACTCAAGAAAAAGCCCGCCACAGTATTGCCGAGCATCATGAAATGGATGAGCTTATTGAGGAGCTAGAGAAAACAGATATGAGCTCTCCACACTGGGTGGCTGTTGCCAAAAAGCTTGAAGAAAAAGTAAATCATCACCTGGATGAAGAAGAGCAAGAGGTGTTTCAATTGGCTGGAAAAGCCCTTACAGAAAAGGAAAAAGAAGAACTTGCCAAAAGCTATAGACAAAGCATGGCTTACAGGGATAGGTAA
- a CDS encoding acyl-CoA thioesterase, producing the protein MKRYKHNSESHVTFSELMLPSHSNFGGKIHGGYILNLMDQIAFACASKHSGHYCVTASIGSVDFLNPIEIGELVTMKASINYVGRSSMVVGIRVDSENIQTGEVKHCNSSFFTMVAKSKDGSVSKDVPGLIMKTNTDVRRFLESTIRNEQRKSYHTTFDKETFDHAKHLDKLDGQNVEIQL; encoded by the coding sequence ATGAAACGCTATAAACACAACTCCGAATCACACGTAACATTTTCTGAGCTTATGCTCCCCTCCCACTCCAATTTTGGTGGGAAAATACATGGAGGCTATATTCTCAACCTGATGGATCAAATTGCCTTTGCATGTGCTTCTAAACACTCGGGGCATTATTGTGTAACCGCTTCTATTGGCTCAGTTGATTTTCTAAATCCCATAGAAATTGGAGAATTAGTAACTATGAAAGCTTCTATAAATTATGTTGGCCGCAGCTCAATGGTGGTAGGCATTCGCGTAGATTCTGAAAACATACAAACGGGAGAAGTAAAACATTGTAACTCTTCTTTTTTTACCATGGTTGCAAAATCTAAAGACGGTTCTGTTTCCAAAGATGTGCCGGGCTTAATCATGAAAACCAACACGGATGTTCGCAGGTTTTTGGAGAGCACCATTCGCAATGAGCAAAGGAAATCTTACCACACCACTTTTGATAAAGAAACCTTTGACCACGCAAAGCATCTTGATAAACTAGATGGCCAAAATGTGGAAATTCAGCTTTAG
- a CDS encoding ATP-dependent Clp protease adaptor ClpS produces the protein MEGLHEIVLYNDEVNTFDWVIESLMDVCEHSPEQAEQCSIIVHYKGKCGVKTGTYKELEPKCTNLLERGLSAEIS, from the coding sequence ATGGAGGGGCTTCATGAAATTGTACTTTACAATGATGAAGTAAACACCTTTGATTGGGTAATAGAAAGTTTGATGGATGTATGCGAGCATTCGCCAGAGCAGGCGGAACAATGTAGCATCATAGTACACTATAAAGGCAAGTGCGGAGTAAAGACTGGAACCTATAAAGAGCTGGAGCCAAAATGCACAAATTTGCTCGAAAGAGGATTAAGTGCAGAAATTTCTTGA
- the plsY gene encoding glycerol-3-phosphate 1-O-acyltransferase PlsY: MKLLLVILAYLLGSIPSSVWIGKWFFNTDVREYGSGNAGATNTMRVLGVKPGIAVLLIDALKGFAAVKLVFLFPRTAGDVETMVLLGVCAVIGHIIPVFANFKGGKGIATLLGMIIAVHAGAALMAMATFMLFFISFRIVSLSSILAALSFPIWLIFRYHENSSVLVLFSFALVFLVLVTHQKNIERLLNGEESRIKLRKNNNER, translated from the coding sequence ATGAAGTTACTGTTAGTTATTCTTGCCTATTTACTTGGCTCCATCCCATCTTCGGTATGGATAGGTAAATGGTTTTTTAATACAGATGTAAGAGAATATGGCAGCGGAAATGCCGGTGCCACAAACACAATGCGCGTATTAGGTGTAAAACCCGGAATCGCAGTTTTGCTGATTGATGCACTAAAAGGCTTTGCTGCCGTAAAGTTAGTTTTCCTTTTTCCGCGTACAGCTGGAGATGTTGAAACCATGGTACTGCTAGGAGTTTGTGCTGTAATCGGTCACATCATTCCTGTGTTTGCCAATTTTAAAGGAGGAAAAGGAATTGCAACATTATTAGGAATGATAATAGCGGTTCATGCCGGTGCGGCACTTATGGCCATGGCTACCTTTATGCTTTTCTTCATTTCATTTAGAATAGTGTCTTTAAGCTCCATTCTTGCAGCCTTGTCATTTCCTATTTGGCTTATATTCCGCTACCACGAAAATTCATCCGTTTTGGTGCTCTTCAGTTTTGCACTAGTATTTTTAGTTTTGGTTACTCACCAAAAAAATATTGAGCGCTTACTAAATGGTGAGGAAAGCAGAATCAAACTCAGAAAAAACAATAACGAAAGATGA
- a CDS encoding aconitate hydratase gives MIFDIDMIKEVYAKFPERVEAARKVTGKPLTLAEKILYAHLWDGQTDKAYTRGKSYVDFAPDRVAMQDATAQMALLQFMQSGRKQAAVPSTVHCDHLIQAKIGADKDLQEAINKSSEVFNFLSSVSDKYGIGFWKPGAGIIHQVVLENYAFPGGMMIGTDSHTVNAGGLGMVAIGVGGADAVDVMAGMPWELKFPKLIGVKLTGKMNGWTASKDVILKVAGILTVKGGTGAIVEYFGEGAKSLSGTGKGTICNMGAEIGATTSTFGYDDAMERYLRATGRAEVADAANGIREHLTGDNEVYANPEEHFDQVIEINLSELEPHINGPFTPDLATPISKMGEVAKENGWPMDVEWGLIGSCTNSSYEDLTRAQSVAQQAVDKKLKTKSDFGINPGSEQVRYTADRDGILKTFEDLDATIFTNACGPCIGQWARTGADKQEKNTIIHSFNRNFAKRADGNPNTHAFVASPEMVAAIAISGRLDFNPLKDTLTNENGEEILLEEPHGIELPEKGFAVEDSGYQEPAEDGSKVEVKVAEGSERLELLTPFEPWDGKNYTGMKLIIKAKGKCTTDHISMAGPWLRFRGHLDNISNNTLTGAVNAFNDKTDSVKNQLTGEYGPVPKVQRAYKAEGIKTIVVGDHNYGEGSSREHAAMQPRHLGMAVVLVKSFARIHETNLKKQGMLGLTFAKEEDYDLIQEDDTFDTVDLDQFAEDKPIHIKITHADGSTDTIKCNHTYNEGQIAWFRAGSALNKIKEDNKK, from the coding sequence ATGATTTTTGATATAGACATGATTAAAGAAGTGTATGCCAAATTCCCAGAGCGCGTTGAAGCTGCTCGAAAGGTAACCGGCAAACCACTTACCCTCGCAGAAAAAATTCTTTACGCTCACCTTTGGGATGGGCAAACCGATAAAGCCTACACCCGAGGCAAGTCTTATGTAGACTTTGCTCCGGACCGTGTTGCTATGCAAGATGCCACCGCTCAGATGGCCCTTTTGCAGTTTATGCAATCTGGTAGAAAGCAGGCAGCTGTGCCTTCTACAGTGCACTGCGACCACCTTATTCAGGCTAAAATTGGTGCCGATAAAGATCTTCAGGAAGCTATAAATAAGAGTAGTGAAGTGTTCAATTTCCTTTCTTCAGTTTCTGATAAATATGGTATCGGTTTCTGGAAACCAGGAGCAGGTATTATTCACCAGGTAGTTTTAGAAAACTATGCTTTTCCCGGAGGGATGATGATTGGTACCGATTCGCACACTGTAAATGCTGGTGGACTAGGAATGGTAGCCATCGGAGTAGGTGGTGCTGATGCGGTAGATGTAATGGCCGGAATGCCTTGGGAGCTTAAATTCCCGAAACTTATCGGTGTAAAACTTACCGGTAAAATGAATGGCTGGACAGCCTCAAAAGACGTAATTCTTAAAGTAGCCGGTATACTTACCGTAAAAGGTGGAACCGGTGCTATAGTTGAATATTTTGGAGAAGGTGCAAAATCGCTTTCTGGCACCGGAAAAGGAACCATCTGTAATATGGGTGCTGAAATTGGCGCTACCACTTCTACCTTTGGTTATGATGATGCTATGGAGCGTTACTTGCGCGCTACCGGTCGTGCTGAAGTTGCAGACGCGGCTAATGGTATCCGTGAGCACCTTACCGGTGATAACGAGGTATACGCCAATCCTGAGGAACATTTTGACCAAGTGATTGAAATCAACCTTAGCGAATTAGAGCCACACATCAACGGTCCTTTTACGCCAGACTTGGCAACTCCTATTTCTAAAATGGGAGAAGTAGCCAAAGAAAACGGCTGGCCAATGGATGTAGAGTGGGGATTGATTGGTTCTTGCACCAACTCTTCTTACGAAGACCTTACCCGTGCTCAGTCTGTAGCACAGCAAGCAGTAGACAAAAAGTTAAAAACCAAATCAGATTTTGGTATAAACCCAGGGTCAGAGCAAGTGCGCTATACCGCTGACCGTGATGGCATATTAAAGACTTTTGAAGACCTTGATGCAACAATCTTTACCAACGCTTGTGGACCATGTATTGGTCAGTGGGCGCGTACTGGAGCTGACAAGCAAGAGAAAAATACCATCATCCATAGTTTCAACAGAAACTTTGCGAAGCGTGCTGATGGCAACCCAAATACCCACGCCTTTGTGGCTTCACCAGAAATGGTAGCAGCAATTGCCATAAGTGGACGTTTGGACTTCAACCCACTGAAAGATACCCTTACAAATGAAAATGGAGAGGAAATACTTTTGGAAGAACCGCATGGTATTGAATTACCAGAAAAAGGTTTTGCGGTAGAAGATTCCGGATATCAAGAGCCAGCAGAGGATGGTAGCAAGGTAGAAGTAAAAGTAGCTGAAGGTTCTGAAAGACTAGAGCTCCTTACCCCTTTCGAACCTTGGGATGGTAAGAATTATACCGGCATGAAACTAATCATCAAAGCAAAAGGAAAATGTACCACTGACCATATTTCTATGGCTGGTCCATGGTTGCGCTTCCGCGGACATTTGGACAACATTTCCAACAACACCCTTACTGGTGCTGTAAATGCTTTTAATGATAAAACAGATAGCGTAAAAAACCAGCTTACTGGCGAGTATGGCCCTGTGCCAAAAGTACAGCGTGCTTACAAAGCAGAAGGCATCAAAACTATAGTAGTGGGAGATCACAACTATGGTGAAGGTTCTTCTCGCGAGCATGCCGCTATGCAGCCCCGTCACTTGGGTATGGCTGTGGTATTGGTAAAATCATTTGCACGTATCCATGAAACTAACCTTAAGAAACAAGGTATGCTAGGTTTGACTTTTGCCAAAGAAGAAGATTACGATTTGATTCAGGAAGACGATACTTTTGATACAGTGGATTTAGATCAGTTTGCAGAAGACAAGCCTATCCACATCAAAATCACACATGCTGATGGAAGCACCGATACTATTAAGTGTAATCACACTTATAATGAAGGTCAGATTGCATGGTTCCGTGCTGGTAGCGCTTTGAATAAAATTAAAGAAGACAATAAGAAATAG
- a CDS encoding eCIS core domain-containing protein, translated as MHIYAGQTSQTKSHNTQATPTPKQSNSKTNSHLTDHRPQTQRITQLQNLAESHSSKQEHPVQKKPNKTGLPDNLKAGIENLSGHSMDDVKVHYNSAKPAALQAHAYAQGTNIHLATGQEKHLPHEAWHVVQQKQRRVKPTLQMKSGVNMNDDAGLEKEADVMGEKALQFVGKRPETLAQMKLKGIINSNQERQTIRFQMDKNSSTYVQRKINPSKKLTKYLKPYNDEKENVKSIIKQLFKNLIKSGFTYQEPAIHEAIRGTTLKIKSLKSLHEKMEASFARDRDEDLGGDGAHGLGRHYAISDEALEDRLRGPRAIPTASRFQKDEGSRLNKLHNLIKNALVSNLSKPAKQIGQKVHSVMTDPTDDYASKTTNNLRKNYLQGIANVFTENYDFEDPSLGFTITSEWKIQVIGAPPIITITCEYEVESWEDFNKDQWSLSSSGDLVKGSVSEPAKMYSGSNSPIITIPTGDSIEKVNSQTKGIIENSGVTLF; from the coding sequence ATGCATATCTACGCAGGTCAAACCAGCCAAACTAAAAGCCATAACACACAGGCTACCCCCACTCCAAAGCAAAGCAATTCTAAAACAAACTCTCACTTAACTGATCATCGCCCACAAACCCAACGAATAACCCAGCTGCAAAACCTTGCTGAAAGCCATTCTTCAAAACAGGAACATCCAGTCCAGAAAAAACCAAACAAAACGGGATTGCCTGACAACCTAAAAGCTGGAATTGAAAACCTCTCTGGCCACTCCATGGATGATGTGAAAGTGCATTACAACTCAGCTAAGCCGGCTGCTTTGCAAGCTCATGCATATGCTCAAGGCACGAATATCCATTTAGCAACAGGACAAGAAAAACACTTACCGCATGAAGCCTGGCACGTGGTGCAGCAGAAACAAAGAAGGGTAAAACCAACTTTGCAAATGAAGAGTGGTGTGAATATGAATGATGATGCAGGGTTGGAGAAGGAGGCTGATGTTATGGGGGAAAAAGCTTTGCAATTTGTTGGTAAACGACCTGAAACTCTTGCCCAAATGAAGCTGAAAGGGATTATAAATAGTAATCAGGAGAGACAAACAATTAGATTTCAAATGGATAAAAATTCCAGCACATACGTACAACGAAAAATTAACCCTTCGAAGAAACTAACTAAATACTTAAAACCATACAATGATGAAAAAGAGAATGTAAAAAGCATAATTAAACAACTTTTCAAAAATTTAATCAAATCAGGATTTACCTATCAAGAACCGGCAATTCACGAGGCTATTAGAGGCACCACTTTAAAGATTAAATCTTTAAAATCACTACATGAAAAAATGGAAGCTAGTTTTGCGAGAGATCGAGATGAAGATTTAGGAGGTGATGGAGCCCATGGTTTAGGCAGACATTATGCCATTTCAGATGAGGCTCTTGAGGATAGGCTAAGAGGACCACGGGCTATCCCTACAGCTTCTAGGTTTCAAAAAGATGAGGGGAGTCGTCTTAACAAACTTCACAACCTTATTAAAAATGCTTTGGTTTCAAATTTGAGTAAGCCCGCAAAGCAGATTGGACAAAAAGTACATAGTGTTATGACTGATCCAACCGATGACTATGCTTCAAAAACAACCAATAATTTAAGGAAAAATTATTTACAAGGGATTGCCAATGTATTTACGGAAAATTATGATTTTGAGGATCCCAGCCTTGGCTTCACTATAACCTCCGAATGGAAGATTCAAGTTATTGGAGCACCTCCCATAATAACCATAACTTGTGAGTACGAAGTCGAATCCTGGGAGGATTTTAATAAAGATCAATGGTCTCTTTCTTCCTCAGGAGATCTAGTAAAAGGCTCAGTTTCAGAACCCGCAAAAATGTATTCAGGTAGTAACTCTCCAATCATAACAATACCAACTGGAGATAGTATTGAAAAGGTGAATTCTCAAACAAAAGGAATCATTGAAAATAGTGGTGTTACCTTATTTTAA
- a CDS encoding outer membrane beta-barrel protein, giving the protein MKKRLIIASLLVFTTIYSQAQIFNTVGVKSGVSVANQDWNYKSNFKGLESEFRTGLYIGITTEILKAKYFSLIADLGYIQKGMQFDVELTSESNPDGTGEMKTIDNRYDFISFQPVAKFRLPAKHIEPYLFAGPRTDFYVGFSTNDEFGIELDDVPPVTFGASYGIGLDYTFSDVIITLEAQHQPDFTYLYNTKPSPQNGGLSIQNQAFLITLGVKYVLN; this is encoded by the coding sequence ATGAAAAAAAGACTCATCATTGCCTCCCTCCTAGTTTTTACCACAATTTATAGTCAAGCTCAAATCTTCAATACTGTTGGCGTAAAATCCGGTGTCTCCGTTGCTAATCAAGATTGGAACTATAAATCGAATTTTAAGGGACTCGAAAGTGAATTTCGTACAGGGTTGTACATTGGCATTACTACTGAAATACTAAAGGCAAAATACTTCAGCCTAATAGCAGATTTAGGATATATTCAAAAAGGAATGCAGTTTGACGTTGAACTTACTTCGGAATCTAACCCTGACGGCACCGGGGAAATGAAAACAATTGACAACAGATATGATTTTATCAGTTTTCAACCTGTGGCCAAATTTAGGCTGCCTGCAAAACATATTGAGCCTTATTTATTTGCTGGACCGCGAACAGACTTTTATGTCGGATTCTCAACAAATGACGAGTTCGGAATTGAACTGGATGATGTACCTCCTGTGACTTTTGGCGCCAGCTACGGTATCGGTTTAGACTACACTTTCTCAGATGTCATAATTACATTGGAGGCTCAGCATCAGCCTGATTTCACCTATTTATATAACACGAAACCTTCGCCTCAAAACGGTGGCCTTTCTATACAAAATCAAGCCTTTCTTATCACCCTTGGCGTAAAATATGTCTTGAACTGA
- a CDS encoding DUF1853 family protein: MSEIATLKQYQAFVNCPSLWLPASAPFSLFPFPWRECVLEDQEITIPENVVFGRKMESFFSQAISQSKDYEILAENLQIISDKITLGELDFLVKDKENGQIIHVELACKFYLFDPNRKVENEFSPWVGPNQNDFLDRKIEKLKGKQLPLLHHPECKKLLDSIIGGYNSKDIIQQVHLPANLYLPYGKTDIPENVNPDAVKGFWLKPDELRSAAFKDYLFHLPPKDNWLLAPHDDIEWLNANQAILFIDEMHARKKSPLIWIKQADRSYQRAFVVWW; the protein is encoded by the coding sequence ATGTCCGAAATCGCAACTCTCAAACAATATCAGGCTTTTGTCAATTGCCCTTCATTGTGGCTTCCAGCTTCAGCACCTTTTTCTTTGTTTCCTTTCCCTTGGCGGGAATGTGTTTTGGAAGACCAAGAAATTACCATCCCTGAAAATGTTGTTTTCGGAAGAAAAATGGAAAGCTTTTTTAGCCAGGCCATTTCTCAATCCAAGGACTATGAAATACTGGCAGAAAACCTTCAGATCATTTCGGATAAAATCACTCTTGGGGAATTAGACTTTTTGGTAAAAGACAAAGAAAACGGCCAAATCATCCATGTAGAATTGGCGTGTAAGTTTTACTTATTCGATCCAAACAGGAAAGTAGAGAACGAATTCAGCCCTTGGGTGGGCCCAAATCAAAATGATTTTCTGGATAGAAAAATTGAGAAGCTAAAAGGTAAACAGCTCCCGCTTCTCCATCATCCCGAATGCAAAAAACTGCTTGATTCAATAATAGGCGGATACAATTCTAAAGACATCATTCAGCAAGTACACTTGCCTGCCAACCTTTATTTGCCCTATGGCAAAACGGATATTCCGGAAAATGTAAACCCTGATGCCGTAAAAGGATTTTGGCTAAAGCCGGATGAATTAAGGAGTGCTGCTTTTAAAGACTACCTGTTTCACCTTCCTCCAAAAGATAATTGGCTACTTGCGCCACACGATGACATCGAATGGTTGAATGCAAATCAGGCTATACTTTTCATTGATGAAATGCATGCCAGGAAAAAATCTCCACTGATATGGATAAAGCAAGCTGATCGTAGCTATCAGCGCGCATTTGTAGTGTGGTGGTAG
- a CDS encoding ATP-binding protein encodes MEVDISRAAKFLQQEINWLEQVVDTRLSLYFNDEAKGKDVQKHKLPACKGNSPYENLVKEYKLSFDERLVLILSLARHIRPQSLDIFLIKNKTIDSDYVEFGGGKDTNEKGFLPTLETACFILNGSDILGRLKFLEHFDQTHIFFKKGILNVDHEQALDLQQKLSITQEYLGLLCQGKKYLPHFSSKFPAKEISTPLDWEDLIVNESVEESLEELKDWLLHSDTILRKWKLDNHFKPGYRALFYGAPGTGKTLAATLLGKATSRPVFRVDLSLVVSKYIGETEKNLSRLFDEAENKDWILFFDEADALFGKRTATKDSHDRYANQEVSYLLQRIEDFPGLVILATNMHSNVDEAFARRFQSMIHFSKPDKKERLRLWEGLLSSSFKLEPKVNLEQVAEDFTLTGGEMVNAFRYCALQAAKRGERIIEYQDLIQGIRREYSKSNKTL; translated from the coding sequence ATGGAGGTAGATATCAGCAGAGCGGCAAAATTTTTACAGCAGGAAATTAACTGGCTGGAGCAAGTAGTGGACACACGGCTTAGCTTGTACTTTAATGATGAAGCTAAAGGAAAGGATGTTCAAAAACATAAATTGCCAGCTTGCAAGGGTAACTCACCTTATGAAAATCTGGTGAAGGAATATAAGTTAAGTTTTGACGAACGTCTCGTGTTGATACTTTCACTCGCGAGGCATATTAGGCCACAGAGCCTGGATATTTTCCTAATAAAAAATAAAACTATTGATAGCGATTACGTGGAGTTTGGAGGTGGCAAAGACACCAATGAAAAAGGTTTTCTTCCAACCTTAGAAACGGCTTGTTTTATATTAAATGGTTCTGATATTTTAGGGAGGCTAAAGTTTTTGGAGCATTTTGATCAAACACATATTTTTTTCAAAAAGGGCATTTTGAATGTAGATCATGAGCAGGCATTAGACTTGCAACAAAAACTCTCCATCACACAAGAGTATTTGGGATTACTATGTCAAGGGAAAAAGTATTTACCACATTTTAGTTCAAAGTTTCCTGCTAAAGAAATAAGCACCCCACTTGACTGGGAAGACCTTATAGTAAATGAAAGTGTAGAGGAAAGTTTGGAAGAATTGAAAGACTGGTTGCTGCACAGTGATACCATTTTACGAAAGTGGAAACTTGACAATCATTTTAAACCTGGCTATAGGGCGCTTTTTTACGGTGCTCCAGGAACAGGGAAAACTTTGGCTGCAACTCTGCTAGGCAAAGCTACTTCAAGGCCTGTTTTTAGAGTAGATCTTTCTTTGGTGGTTTCAAAATATATTGGCGAGACAGAGAAAAACCTGAGTCGGTTATTTGATGAGGCAGAAAATAAGGATTGGATTTTATTCTTTGATGAAGCTGATGCCCTTTTCGGAAAACGAACTGCCACCAAAGATTCGCATGATAGATACGCTAATCAAGAAGTATCCTACCTATTGCAACGAATAGAGGATTTTCCGGGGCTAGTAATATTGGCTACCAATATGCACTCTAATGTAGATGAGGCTTTTGCCCGTAGGTTTCAAAGTATGATTCATTTTTCAAAACCTGATAAAAAGGAAAGGCTACGACTTTGGGAGGGTTTGTTAAGTTCTTCTTTTAAGCTAGAGCCAAAAGTGAACCTGGAGCAAGTTGCTGAAGATTTCACTTTGACTGGTGGGGAAATGGTAAACGCCTTTAGATATTGTGCTTTGCAGGCTGCCAAGAGAGGAGAAAGGATAATCGAGTATCAAGATTTAATTCAAGGAATACGCAGAGAATATTCAAAATCAAACAAAACACTATAA
- a CDS encoding DUF4280 domain-containing protein has product MPQQVCMGAMMTCSFGVAPSSLVVLPVNRVTTNYMPDANIMDNKPLVNILPFGMCSSPANPAVAAATAAALGVLTPMPCTPATVAPWAPGSPTVMIANMPALNNTCTLNCMWGGVITFTQAGQVTVEVG; this is encoded by the coding sequence ATGCCACAGCAAGTATGTATGGGAGCTATGATGACCTGCTCATTTGGGGTTGCTCCATCTTCATTAGTAGTGTTGCCCGTAAACCGTGTAACAACCAACTATATGCCTGATGCTAACATTATGGACAATAAACCATTGGTAAATATTTTGCCTTTTGGGATGTGCTCCTCACCTGCAAACCCGGCCGTGGCTGCGGCCACCGCTGCAGCACTAGGTGTGCTTACGCCAATGCCTTGCACCCCTGCTACAGTGGCTCCATGGGCGCCTGGCTCACCAACTGTTATGATTGCTAATATGCCAGCTTTAAATAATACGTGTACACTGAATTGTATGTGGGGAGGGGTTATTACGTTTACGCAGGCTGGGCAAGTGACGGTGGAGGTGGGATAA